In Selenomonas sp. TAMA-11512, a genomic segment contains:
- a CDS encoding lactate racemase domain-containing protein — protein MDTLKRERPIVAKLVSDIALPKMFRVRQNFSHEHISVDEIPEIVKKELSDKRLAQRIRPGMRIAITAGSRGVANVALITKSIADFVKEQGAQPFVVPSMGSHGGATAEGQTEILAGYNVTEDYVGCPILSSMEVKKIGVNDEGGDVFIDKYAAESDGIIVSCRIKPHTAFRGPYESGIMKMMAIGLGKQYGAEVCHEAGFKNMAKNVPLFGKAILKHAPILFGLATIENAFDETVKIVAVAAEDVEEKEPPLLKEAFTYMPCILVDTCDVLVVDQIGKNFSGDGMDPNITGTFCTPYATGGIDAQRVAVLDLSPETHGNAIGLGYASATTTRVFRQLNFAAMYPNAITCTVLGGVRVPLVMESDKECIQCCVRTCNEIDKTRARIVRIANSLHLEHILLSEAYWDEVKGIDGLTVESEPEEWGFNANGDLW, from the coding sequence TTGGATACTTTAAAACGTGAGCGACCTATAGTTGCAAAATTGGTCAGCGATATCGCGCTTCCCAAAATGTTTCGCGTTCGACAGAATTTTTCGCATGAACACATTTCCGTCGATGAGATTCCCGAAATTGTGAAAAAGGAACTCTCGGATAAGCGCCTTGCGCAGAGAATTCGCCCCGGCATGCGCATTGCCATCACGGCCGGTTCGCGCGGTGTTGCCAATGTCGCGCTTATTACAAAGAGCATTGCTGATTTTGTAAAAGAGCAAGGAGCCCAGCCGTTTGTCGTACCTTCGATGGGGAGCCACGGCGGTGCGACTGCCGAGGGTCAGACGGAAATCCTTGCCGGATATAATGTTACGGAGGACTATGTCGGATGCCCCATTCTGTCCTCGATGGAAGTGAAAAAAATCGGGGTAAACGATGAAGGCGGGGATGTCTTTATTGACAAATACGCGGCGGAGTCAGACGGCATCATTGTCAGCTGCCGCATCAAACCGCACACGGCATTCCGCGGCCCCTATGAGAGCGGTATCATGAAGATGATGGCAATCGGTCTCGGCAAACAGTACGGAGCCGAGGTTTGTCATGAAGCGGGCTTCAAAAACATGGCAAAGAATGTCCCCCTCTTCGGCAAAGCGATTCTGAAGCACGCGCCCATTCTCTTCGGACTGGCGACCATTGAAAACGCTTTTGATGAAACTGTAAAGATTGTCGCAGTCGCCGCCGAGGATGTCGAAGAGAAAGAACCGCCTCTGCTCAAAGAGGCATTTACGTATATGCCGTGCATTTTGGTCGATACGTGCGACGTGCTGGTTGTCGACCAAATCGGGAAAAATTTCAGCGGCGACGGCATGGATCCGAACATTACGGGAACCTTCTGTACACCTTACGCGACCGGCGGCATCGATGCACAGAGAGTCGCGGTGCTGGATCTGAGCCCCGAAACACACGGCAATGCAATCGGCCTCGGCTATGCAAGCGCGACAACAACACGCGTATTTCGCCAACTGAACTTTGCCGCCATGTATCCGAATGCAATTACCTGCACAGTTCTTGGCGGAGTGCGTGTTCCTCTCGTCATGGAGAGCGACAAGGAGTGCATCCAGTGCTGTGTGCGGACGTGCAATGAAATCGACAAAACGCGTGCGCGCATTGTTCGTATCGCGAACAGCCTGCACCTCGAGCACATCCTTCTTTCGGAAGCATATTGGGACGAAGTGAAGGGAATCGACGGACTGACAGTCGAAAGTGAGCCGGAGGAGTGGGGGTTCAACGCAAACGGTGACTTGTGGTAA
- a CDS encoding class I SAM-dependent methyltransferase: MKPNYKNWVPKGMIFAAIGATGISLLLCILFGIIGIVSGWIKTVLSLIFLIGAVGGLGVSIWLIFLYCTFSYDGKRQMSKQIIEGVSTHVKLPDGGKGLDIGCGSGALTIACAKRNPNAFFIGIDRWGREYSSFNKTLCESNADAEGVSNVRFERGDAKRIDFPGESFDAVTSNYVYHNIFGDRQALLLETLRVLKKGGTFAIHDIFSKACYGDMQAFVRKLKDMGYEDVRLIDTTDGLFMSKSEARWMALAGSGLLVGKK, from the coding sequence ATGAAGCCAAATTATAAGAATTGGGTACCGAAAGGGATGATATTTGCCGCTATCGGAGCAACCGGGATATCACTTCTTTTATGCATCCTTTTCGGGATCATCGGGATTGTCTCGGGCTGGATAAAAACCGTGCTGTCTCTCATATTTCTCATCGGGGCTGTTGGCGGATTGGGCGTTTCTATTTGGCTGATCTTTCTGTACTGCACTTTTTCCTATGACGGCAAGCGGCAGATGTCCAAGCAGATCATCGAAGGCGTATCCACACATGTGAAGCTTCCGGATGGAGGCAAGGGGCTGGATATCGGATGCGGAAGCGGTGCGCTCACCATCGCGTGCGCAAAGAGAAATCCGAACGCTTTCTTTATCGGAATAGATCGTTGGGGCAGGGAATATTCTTCCTTTAACAAGACTCTTTGCGAGAGCAATGCCGACGCGGAAGGGGTAAGCAACGTGCGCTTCGAGAGAGGGGACGCGAAGCGGATCGACTTTCCGGGGGAGAGCTTTGACGCAGTGACCAGCAATTATGTATACCATAACATTTTCGGCGATCGACAGGCTCTTCTTCTGGAGACGCTGAGAGTTTTGAAAAAGGGTGGTACATTTGCCATCCATGACATTTTCTCCAAAGCTTGCTATGGTGACATGCAGGCATTTGTCAGGAAGCTGAAGGACATGGGATATGAAGATGTCCGACTCATTGATACGACGGACGGATTGTTCATGTCAAAATCAGAGGCAAGATGGATGGCACTGGCAGGCTCGGGATTGTTGGTTGGTAAGAAATGA